The genomic stretch TGATCTGGATATTGTGGTGCCCGCCCATCTCCAGCGCCATGCGGATCGCCCGCACGCGGCCGTCCATCATGTCCGACGGGGCGATAATGTCCGCGCCCGCCTCCGCCTGGTTGACGGCCTGATCGACCAGCACGGCCACCGTATCGTCGTTCACGACATAGCCACTCTCGTCGAGCAACCCGTCCTGCCCGTGGCTGGTATAGGGGTCGAGCGCGACGTCGGTGAGGATGCCGATGTCGCTACCGCAGGCATCGCGCACTGCCTTGATCGCGCGGCACATCAGATTGTCGGGATTATAGGCCTCGGCCCCGTCGTCGCTGCGCTTGTCGGGCTGCGTATTCGGGAACAGCGCGATACACGGAATGCCCAGCTCGACCGCTTCCTTCGCACGCTGTGCAATCCCGTCCACCGACCAGCGTGACACGCCGGGCAAGCTCGCGACCGGCTCCTCGACTCCGGAGCCATCGGTGACGAATAGCGGCCAGATGAGGTCCGCCGAAGTCATCACCGTCTCGCGGTGCATCCGCCGGCTCCACGCGTGGGCGCGCGTGCGGCGCAGGCGGGTGTTGGGAAATGTAGCGTTGGTCATGGAGTGCAGATGCCGCAAGCCACGGCGCGGTGCAATCGTGAGCCGGTCAGCGCAGCGTTTCTTTACGCTCGACCTTGTCGATCTCGCGCTGCGGGGTTTCCGCCGCCGTTTCGCTCGCAGTCGGTGCGAGTTCGGCCAGCGCGGCACCGGCTTCGACCTGGCGGAGCTTCTCCAGCGCACCTTTGAAGCGAGCCAGTTCCGCACCGCTCAGCTGGGCGCGCGTGACATATTTGACCGAAGCCGGGTCGATAGAGCGCCCGCCGCGATACATCTCGTAATGTAAGTGAGGTCCGGTCGAGAGACCGGTGGAACCGACATAGCCGATCACCTGGCCGCGCCGCACGCGCTGGCCGCGGTCAACCGCCATTCGGCTCATGTGACAATAGCGTGTGTCGATCCCGCCATCGTGGCGCAGCTTGACCGCGTTGCCGCAGCCGCCCGCGCGACCGGCCGACAAAACACGGCCGTCGGTAACCGCGACGATCGGCGTGCCGTGGCGCGCCTTGTAGTCCAGACCGGCGTGCATCCGCCTGTAGCCGAGGATCGGGTGACGGCGCATGCCGTAGCGCGAACTCATCCGGCCCGGCACGGGGGCCATCAGCCCGCCGCGCTGTTCGCCGACGCCCGACGCTTCGTAAAACTCGCCATCCGTGCCCCAGCGCATCAGCTGGACGCGCGGTTTGTCGCCGCGCTCGACACCGGCGTAAAGCAACTGTCCGGCCTGTCGCTCCCCAGTGGCCGCACGGCGATGGGCGATGATGAAGTCGAACGTGTCGGTGGAGCGGATTTCGCGGTCGAGATTCACATGCTGGCCAAGGGTTTTTAGATAGGCCTGCACGGCGCTGGCCGGCGCTCCGGCAGCGCGGGCGGAGCGATAGAGACTGTCGCCGACGACGCCACGAATGCGTAGCGGCGTGTCGTCGACGCGGATTGGCTTGCGAACGAGCGTCAGCGGACCGCCCTCGTCCAGCCGCCCGACGGACAACTCCAGATCGAAGCGGGCGCGGAAGGCGAGTTCTTCCAGCGGGCGCGGTTCGCCGGTGCCGTTCCTGCGGCCAAGCACGATGTCGATCCGCGTGCCGGGCTCGATCTCGCCCAACGGCATGGCCCTGCCGACCATGTCGGTGACCAGCTGCGTATCCTCGCGACCGAGGCCGGCGCGGCGCAACATGCGCTCGAAATCGTCGCCGCGCGAGAGTGTCGCGACCAGTTCGATCCGCGGTCGCTCGGGCGCTTGCGCCAGCGGTTCGACCAGCGAGGTCGCGCCCATCCGGCGGCCGCTGTCGGCCCCCAACGCCAGCGGCAATATCATCTGGCTGCGGTATTCGGAGCGCACGGCATCATCGACGTGAGCGGGCGGCGCAGCCTCCAGCGGCGCGAAGCTCGGCCAGAAAGCCAGGGCAGCGGCGGACAGGCCTACGAACGTACCGAGCCCGCGGAACCAGCGACGGCTGCCGATCTCGCTGCCGAGGTCCGGGGCGAAATCCACCGAAGCGATGCGCGCCGAGAGCTGATCGCGCAGCGTGGCGAGAGAAAAGCCAGTATCCCGCTTGTCAGACAATATCTGATCGTGTGCGAACACAGCTGCACCGGCACCGGCGCTCGCCGATGCGGTGTGCAGATCGCTTTGCTCGCTGTCCCGGTGGGACCTATACACGCGTGACCCTCCGTCCATGGTCGATCCGTGCGTGAGCGATCGACCCGACCCTTGCGGGACCTTTGCCCGCTTTCCCTGCCAAAACAAAGTAAACGCACACTTAAACTGCGCCGATCCGAGTCCGGTATGCGACGAGTCGACAGTCTCCATCGCCCGACGGTTGCGAGCACGGCGCGAGCCTGCCACTGAAGACCGCGTGCAGGATAGCGCGATCAAGGCGGTCCTCGGGCCCACCAATACCGGCAAAACGCACCTCGCCATCGAGCGTATGTGTGGCCATTCCAGCGGATGCATGGGCTTCCCGCTGCGGCTGCTGGCGCGCGAGGTTTATGACCGGGTGCGGGCAATCAAGGGCGATGCGAATGTCGCGCTGATCACCGGCGAGGAACGCATCGAACCGCCGAATGCGCGATACATGTGCTGCACGGTCGAGGCGATGCCGCGCGATGGGGCAGGCGCGGCCTTCGTCGGGCTGGACGAGGTGCAGCTCGCCGCCGATCGCGAGCGCGGGCATATCTTCACCGACCGCCTGCTCAACACACGCGGTCGCGAAGAAACGATGCTGCTGGGCAGCGCTACTGTAGAGCCGCTGGTACGAGAGCTGGTGCCCAAGGCGGAGATTTCGGACCGGCCGCGCTTTTCCACGCTGACCCACATCGGCCCACGGAAGCTCTCCCGCCTGCCGCCGCGCAGCGCCATCGTCGCCTTCAGTGCGGAGCAGGTCTACACCGTCGCCGAGATGCTGCGGCGCTTTCGCGGCGGGGCCGCCGTCGTCATGGGTGCGCTCAGCCCGGATACGCGCAACAAGCAGGTCGAGCTGTTCCAGAACGGCGAGGTCGATTACATCGTCGCCACCGATGCCATCGGCATGGGGCTCAACCTCGATGTGACGCACGTCGCCTTCGCGGGCCTCTCCAAGTTCGACGGGCAGCGAATGCGGCGGCTCCTCCCGGCCGAGATGGCCCAGATTGCAGGGCGCGCAGGACGCCACCAGCGCGACGGGACTTTCGGCACGCTGGGCGGGCAGAACCGTGGCAGCGCGACCCCCGAATTCACCGAGGAAGAAGTCTATGCGATCGAGGAGCATCGCTTCGCCCCGCTGACGCACCTGTTCTGGCGCGAGCCGGAGCCGCGTTTCGATTCGCTTGGAACGCTGATCGCGGATCTCGAAGCCTCGCCCAATGATCCCGTCCTGCGCCTGGCGCCGGAAGCGATCGACCTCGCGACTCTCAAACGCCTGGCTGAAGAGCCGCTCGGCCAGACCATTCGCGGGCCGGGAAACGTCCGCCGCTTCTGGGAGGCCTGTTCGCTGCCCGACTTCCGCCAGCGGGGGCCGGACGTCCACGCCCGCTTCGTCGCGCGGCTGTGGCAGGATTTGCGCGGTGGTTATCTCGGGGCTGACTATGTCGCCGCGCGGATCAGCGAACTCGACAATATGTCCGGCGACATCGATACGCTGCAGGGGCGCATCGCCGCGATTCGCAGCTGGGCCTATATCTGCCAGCGGCCCGATTGGGTGCTAGCGCGTGACGAAATGGCGTCGCGTGCGCGGGCAGTCGAGGCCAAGCTGTCGGACGCATTGCACGCGCGGCTTACGGAAAGATTCGTCAATCGGAGGACGGCAATACTCATGAAATCGCTGGGCGAGAATCCCGACCTGTTACCGATCGAACTGGCCGAAGACGGCGCGGTGAGCGTGGAAGGCGAGCCGATGGGCACTATCGAAGGTCTGCGCTTCACGGTCGATCCTTCGGCGCGGCACGAAGACCGCCGAATGCTGCTCGCGGCGGCCGAGAAGGCGCTCCCCCGCCTGCTGGGCGAGAAGGCAGAGGCTCTGGCGGCGTCGGGCCTGGAGGATCTCGAAATCGCGCGCGGCGAATTGCGCTGGAACGGCCAGCAGCTGGCGAAGCTCGAACAACGCGACGGCACCGTGACGCCGTTGCTGCAACCCGCGCCCGAGGTGAAAGCGCTGCCGGAAGGGCCGCGCACCAAACTGCTCGCAGCGCTCGAGGCATGGCTGGCCGCGAAGCTGGAGCCCCTCGCCCCGCTCGAAAAGATGCACCACGCTTCCGCCAATCCGGAGGCGGGATCGCAAGCGCGCGCCCTGCTCCTCAATCTCATCGCGGGGCATGGCTACATCAGCCGCGAGAAGGGGGGTATCGAACATTTGCCGAAAGAAATGCGGCCCTTCCTGCGCAAGATCGGGGTGACCTTCGGCGCGCTCGACATCTTCTCGCCGCTGTTGGTCAAGCCTGCCCCCCGTCAGCTGTTGCATGCGCTGGGTGTGGATCGTCGTCCGCTGCAGGAGGCGATGTTGCCGGTCATCCCGGGCGGCAAGAAGCTGCCGTCCGGCTATCGCCCTGCCGGCGACCAGGCGATCCGCATCGATCTGGCGGAGAAGATCCTGCGCGCGGCGCACGAGACCCGCGCCAAGGCACAAGCCAAGGATCGCAGGCGCAAGTTCGTCCTCGACCTGGCGCTGCCGGTCTCGATCGGACTGGAAGAGAACAACGCCATTCGCTTGTTAGGTGTCGCAGGCTTCCGGGTTCAACGCGCCAAACCGCTCGCCGAAGGGCAGTTC from Qipengyuania profundimaris encodes the following:
- the hemB gene encoding porphobilinogen synthase, translated to MTNATFPNTRLRRTRAHAWSRRMHRETVMTSADLIWPLFVTDGSGVEEPVASLPGVSRWSVDGIAQRAKEAVELGIPCIALFPNTQPDKRSDDGAEAYNPDNLMCRAIKAVRDACGSDIGILTDVALDPYTSHGQDGLLDESGYVVNDDTVAVLVDQAVNQAEAGADIIAPSDMMDGRVRAIRMALEMGGHHNIQIMAYAAKYASAFYGPFRDAVGSGGLLKGDKKSYQMDPANGDEAMREIAMDIAEGADSVMVKPGLSYLDVIWRAKEQFHVPVFAYQVSGEYALIEAGAAAGVADREALLMEKLLAFKRAGCSGVLTYHAPFAARILNG
- a CDS encoding helicase-related protein — translated: MQDSAIKAVLGPTNTGKTHLAIERMCGHSSGCMGFPLRLLAREVYDRVRAIKGDANVALITGEERIEPPNARYMCCTVEAMPRDGAGAAFVGLDEVQLAADRERGHIFTDRLLNTRGREETMLLGSATVEPLVRELVPKAEISDRPRFSTLTHIGPRKLSRLPPRSAIVAFSAEQVYTVAEMLRRFRGGAAVVMGALSPDTRNKQVELFQNGEVDYIVATDAIGMGLNLDVTHVAFAGLSKFDGQRMRRLLPAEMAQIAGRAGRHQRDGTFGTLGGQNRGSATPEFTEEEVYAIEEHRFAPLTHLFWREPEPRFDSLGTLIADLEASPNDPVLRLAPEAIDLATLKRLAEEPLGQTIRGPGNVRRFWEACSLPDFRQRGPDVHARFVARLWQDLRGGYLGADYVAARISELDNMSGDIDTLQGRIAAIRSWAYICQRPDWVLARDEMASRARAVEAKLSDALHARLTERFVNRRTAILMKSLGENPDLLPIELAEDGAVSVEGEPMGTIEGLRFTVDPSARHEDRRMLLAAAEKALPRLLGEKAEALAASGLEDLEIARGELRWNGQQLAKLEQRDGTVTPLLQPAPEVKALPEGPRTKLLAALEAWLAAKLEPLAPLEKMHHASANPEAGSQARALLLNLIAGHGYISREKGGIEHLPKEMRPFLRKIGVTFGALDIFSPLLVKPAPRQLLHALGVDRRPLQEAMLPVIPGGKKLPSGYRPAGDQAIRIDLAEKILRAAHETRAKAQAKDRRRKFVLDLALPVSIGLEENNAIRLLGVAGFRVQRAKPLAEGQFGPPRPDRWEWRPSRRKQQRAAPARPREGSAFAGLADLLS
- a CDS encoding M23 family metallopeptidase; the protein is MDGGSRVYRSHRDSEQSDLHTASASAGAGAAVFAHDQILSDKRDTGFSLATLRDQLSARIASVDFAPDLGSEIGSRRWFRGLGTFVGLSAAALAFWPSFAPLEAAPPAHVDDAVRSEYRSQMILPLALGADSGRRMGATSLVEPLAQAPERPRIELVATLSRGDDFERMLRRAGLGREDTQLVTDMVGRAMPLGEIEPGTRIDIVLGRRNGTGEPRPLEELAFRARFDLELSVGRLDEGGPLTLVRKPIRVDDTPLRIRGVVGDSLYRSARAAGAPASAVQAYLKTLGQHVNLDREIRSTDTFDFIIAHRRAATGERQAGQLLYAGVERGDKPRVQLMRWGTDGEFYEASGVGEQRGGLMAPVPGRMSSRYGMRRHPILGYRRMHAGLDYKARHGTPIVAVTDGRVLSAGRAGGCGNAVKLRHDGGIDTRYCHMSRMAVDRGQRVRRGQVIGYVGSTGLSTGPHLHYEMYRGGRSIDPASVKYVTRAQLSGAELARFKGALEKLRQVEAGAALAELAPTASETAAETPQREIDKVERKETLR